The sequence CAAGCAATGGCCGTTCCTCCTCCGCTTCCCCATCTCCTCCTTCGGTATCTGCCTCGGCGTCGGCAGCCAAGCCAAGATGTGGAAGAATCTCTCATCCTCCGCCACCGCCTTAAGCTTCCTCAACGTCACTCCTCACATCAATCTCGCATTATGGCTCATCTCCGCAGCTCTCACCCTCACCGTCGCCATCATTTACGCTCTCAAACTCATCTTCTACTTCGAGGCCGTCCGGCGCGAGTACTACCACCCCGTCCGCGTCAACTTCTTCTTCGCCCCTTGGATCTCCCTCCTCTTCTTAGCACTCGCCGTTCCGCCCTCAATCGCTCAAACCCTGCCGTCGTATCTGTGGTACATTCTGATGGCTCCCATCTTGTGCCTCGAGCTCAAGATCTACGGCCAGTGGATGTCAGGCGGCCAGCGGCGGCTGTCCAAGGTTGCCAACCCCTCCAACCATCTGTCCGTGGTCGGGAATTTTGTGGGGGCTTTGCTGGGAGCTTCCATGGGGCTCAAAGAAGGGCCCATCTTCTTCTTTGCGGTTGGAATGGCTCATTACATAGTGCTGTTTGTGACTCTTTATCAGCGGCTTCCGACGAACGAGACGCTGCCGAAAGAGCTCCACCCCGTTTTCTTCCTCTTCGTGGCGGCGCCCAGCGTGGCGTCCATGGCCTGGGCTGAGATTCAGGGCTCCTTCGACTACGGATCGCGCATTGCATACTTCATCGCCATGTTCCTCTACGTTTCGCTGGTGAGCATCCATCCTGAGCTTTTTTTTTCTCTGGGGTTAATAATCATAATTTAGTACTTGAAcgttttttgttgtttttttaggCTGTTCGAGTGAATTTCTTCCGAGGGTTCAGATTCTCGTTGGCGTGGTGGGCTTACACGTTTCCGATGACGGCCGCTGCGATAGCGACGATCAAGTACTCGAGCGTGGTGACATGCAGAGCGACGCAAATCTTTGCCGTGATGCTCTGCATTGTGGCgacggtggcggtggcggcgtTGCTTGGGAACACCGTGATCCACGCGTTGGTGCACGGGGACCTCTTCCCCAACGACATGGCTATCGCGATCAGCAAGAGGCGGCCTAGACGGCGGTGGTACCACAAGAAATCGGGCAGCTCTGACAGCAGCATCGAGCAGTACCTTAAGTATTCGGAATCGGATGGGAAAGATGTTGAGGCTGCTCTTCATTCTTCTAGCCCTAATACCCAAGATTAATCATACTCTGTTTATCAAGTGAGGAGAGTTTAATTTCCGGTGACCTTGATTTGGTTGTATATTTCAATTCATACTCTCTGTCTCTGCTTTAGAATTATAATTAATGTCTTCAAATTGTACAGAAGCAAAGACGCCCTCGTTTCTCTTTGCACTACACCAGATTTTGTCAATTCGTTGTATTGAATTTGTGTTAGTTATCTTCATTAATTTAAGCTGTAGATAAGGAAAGTTTTGTAAGGGGAGCGGAGCATACTACCATGAAACAACAAGAGATTGGATTCGAAACTCTAATATATCCAAGGTTCGCTATTGAAATAATTTCACACCCAAGCTTGACTTTACTGAAGTCAAAATTTTAGAGAAATGAGAAAGTGTTTGATTTTCGTCATAAAAAAGAGTACACTTTATTTCGAAAGTAACGAGCGATGGGAATATAATATGAATCTCAAATTTATCCCAATTTCATTTCCATTAACCTTTTTTTGAGATACTCCATTCACATTCTTCAATCATGCTATCATCGCGAAAGGTATCATGCCATAAAAagctaatattttcttttatattttaaataaagagaAAATTTAAAGACGATAATATAAAATGCATCATCCCAACATATACACCAACGATGGCTACCAAAGCTGGAACTTAGAAAACGCTTTCCATCGACTTGAAATGATCTGcacaaattaaaattcaataaataaaatgaaaatgaaaagctATAGGCCTACGAGGTATTAGTTTAGATAAATGAATTATAAATAAGTTTTATTAATATATCtgcaatattttttcttcattaaATTAATGGAGAAAAATCATGATATTTACGTATAatgtttaaatattatttttggattattaatttaattgggCTCAGTTGTGTTGCTCAACTATACTCCAATTTCTCTCACAACGGCCCAAAGGGCTAGAAATCTCTTGGAAATTAGACAGAAAATATATCAAGTAATCATTTATATGATATCTCAAAAAAAAGTGTCAAATTATACTACAGAAGTTCAAATTAAATGGTGGAagaataaattatatagttttaccATTATATGACATGAATCGAATATATTATATCAAACATTAAGAAGTCCTTTATTTTGAGCAATAGGATAGATTGAAATTCATGACAGAATATTTGAAGGATAAAACAatcaaacaaatttaaaatcaattaattcatcaaaattaatcaatttgtattatttttattaattaatcatattattCAATGTAAACGCCTCTAACTAAATTTATCTATATCAGCATACACAAAATAGGTACAGAAATATCGAAGTAATTAAAATGATATGGACCACTTGGTCCACTTCGATGAATTTTTCCCAGCCCAAAAAACGTGTACTTgattcaaagtttttttttttttgataaattaataattaaataagtaaattcaaaaatcacataattatgAATTCTAATTCAAAAAGTTTAATTTTAAACATTAATCACTTTATTGTTAGGTCAACTCACACACACCTTACTGATTCAAATTAGTTTATGAGAGTAACCACAACCGTGAGGCCCTCAAAGGGCTCTTACATGGTCCCCACCATTTATGAACTCATTCTTCATAATGGGAATCTGTATACTCGAGctcttatattttcttttttattgtatctttatttttaatgtgtttttcaattaaatttaacaacataaaatttatttaaattaaaattttacactacattagttaaaaattaaaattatattaaaataacattattgTGAAAATTAAAGCGAAAAATTGTAACATTTATAGAagaaaaatgtaataaaaatattaaaaaagaaaagggagagTGCCGTCATGGGCGGATTTACTTGGGGGTTGCAGTGGGCTCCAGCCCAGTGCAACCCCAATctttctttctatatatatgtaatatatttagTTTAATATGTACATAGTTTAATTCATAGCCCAGTCTAGtctaaaaaaaagataattttttttaacataataataaaaattaatttattttattaaaactagaataatttttaaaaaatgtatagaTGTAGCTCTTTATGTGCTTCAAACCTATTATTGAATCAATAAAAAGAGTAcaactatatattatattaagtgattgatttttaattctaagaccattaaaattctatttagacacaaaaaaaattgtacagaCTGTCCAAAAAAATTTAGCTACACCTTCAAGAAGTTCAGCCCCCCCTATCGACAAATTCTAGATCCGCCCCTAAGTGCCGTTGAACAGAACAACTAGAAAGAAATTCAGCGAGAGCTGTTGCtcccaatttttaatttttattttcgaaaattcccTATTATACAGTGCCTCCAACGCGCCATTCTCTCTCCTCACCAGAGTCGAGTGCACATTTCTGTGGCGGGGGATGCTTGGACGCGCATCCGCTCGCCGAGCCCCCTTAAAGTTGCTGTGGAGgttgttgattatgaaaacaaAATTAAGATTTGTTTTTAATAATGATTAAGCGAGGaggcaaaatcaaaatttataactggaaaaaataaaagtaaaaaaacgAGATTATATGTAGCAGTGTATATTGTTTTGTTGATAGCACGCGCGAAGCAAAAGTTAAAGAGGAACTTTTAAGAATTCCTGCCGGGCATGGTAAAGCCTGCAGCTTTACCGTTAATTTTCATGTTTTAATTCCTAAATTCTTCAATAAACAGACAAAGAGCAGAGCATAAGTGGTAAATACAATAATCTATTtggataaaatataattaaatatttttaaaaataaatatatttaaaaaatttggttcaaaataaaaaagaatttagttagttttattgttttctccacatTATTGtcttttttttgtaattttttaataacttttataatttttattatttttaaagtataaaaactacaaaaataaataaataacaacataaaaaattttaaaaaaattacaatgtggagaaaacaataaaaataactaaattctttttaaatttgatccaaattttttaaataaatcgaTTTTCTAAAGTATTTAACTTTTTTTGTCTAGACAAATTTTGTTCAAATAGCACTACTCTGACAAATAAGCTATCAATATCTGTAATGAAATTGTTTTcgtgatttattaatttagataaaaaaaattcgagTACTTATTTTAGATAATACTTAAATTACCTAGTTCCTTTCAAATAAATAACTATAAGATTACTTCAGTTTTCTACAGTCTTTGAAATAATTGTAAGtagttctatttttttaaacaaCTAAATCTTATAATTAGCGAAATGTAGAGATCTGCGAGATGCTAAACATCACATTCTAAAAATATACTGTATTTGGTTTGAACTattctaaaaaattaatattattgcaCTGATCACAGTTTCTTGTTTAAGTACCGTTTGTTACAAACAAAATTCCGTACcacattttaatttctttttaaatcTGTTGGCAACACAACAGAATACGAAACGTTCGCGCgcaaaatatatactatatgaCTTAGGGTGCTATTGAATATGGACCATATTTACAAGTGAAAATAGTTAGTTTgagaaattataaatatatacccgaacaccgacggaatattccgtcggtaagcatcaaaattccgtcggtaaatggagataccgacggattaccgacggatttcACCCGTCGTTGAAACGCTCGTCGGTAAatgatttaccgacggattttttCTGTCCGTCGGTGggtaccgacggattaccgacggacaTCGCCGTCGGTAAGTCTCCGACGCCAGCGTTGGCCGTGGTAGGTGGCgcgtttaccgacggattaccgacggaattttccgtcggtaaattaattattatttttaattattaattttcgttttttttttttaatcaacctatcttcgtattctacaagtatttcgtatttctaatgtattttgaatttaattgcaTATGATTTGGCCAACTTctcagtgggtcacccatcttactagtgctctgagtcaagcacgcttaaccttcaAGTTTCTTTCGAGTGGTCGCCAGTAGAGAACAcacgtattattgatataactagcacctattaattcatttaaactctatttcaatatacaatatcatttattcataaccttagaatatgtcgagatgatatctaagacttgtggtgccggcgaaaaAATAACGGTAAATATATGATcgaatttaagataataaaaaaattaatattatcgtttattaaaaggagaaaatattattgctaaaaattagtatcaattttaaaatatttgcaataatttaaaaataataataatatagaaaattaattaaaaataatttaaaataaaaaaaataaaaaataaaaataaaaaaataaataataaaaagtaaaaataataaaataataaaaaaataatttaccgacggacttTATCCGTcggtactaattttaaaaataatttaaaataaaaaaaaaataaaaaaaataaaaaaaaataaaataataatatttattgaaattaccgacggaatattccgtcggtaatccgtcggtaaaatataaaaataattattaaattcaaaattacccAATTTTCCGACGGAGTTTACTCCGTCGGTAGATATTCCGTcggtattccgtcggtaaaaaataaaaataattattaaaatcgaaaatatcgaatttaccgacggatattGTCCGTCGGTAGCGATTCCGTCGGTAGTCCGTCGGTATTTTCATCGGAAATAGATGCCGGCTCCGGCGATGTTGCCGGATGACGGTCCGTCGGTGATCCGTCGgtatttaccgacggaaaatagtCCGTCGGTGATATCCGTCGGTGTTCGACCAGTTTTCTTGTAGTATAAGTTGACAGCCACTGAAAGCAGTGATTGTATTGATATCTAATTACTCGATTAACAAGTCAGGCTCAGGCATACAATTTAAACGtatatctattaattaattaatccctcaTTTACTGAGTTAAAACAGTTTAACACTCCAAGGATTGGTCAAACTGACAAGACTAGCTAGATGATGATTAGTGATATATGTATATGAGTAGAAAATTACAACATAAGTACTATAGTACAGTTTTCCCTTAAAAAAAGTATTACAGTACAGTTTTCATTCTAATTAAAAGACACTACTAGTATTCTAAAAAGCCAATTGTAAATCTATTATAGAAGA comes from Salvia miltiorrhiza cultivar Shanhuang (shh) chromosome 3, IMPLAD_Smil_shh, whole genome shotgun sequence and encodes:
- the LOC131014589 gene encoding S-type anion channel SLAH2-like; this encodes MAAKEDFHDGLPPLIKAITANEVDGFDSFREHKDFKWCEETASVLEIEAASMEKEGEDKDPQQTRFIISISMPPSPVEANRVLFTRDDEQKPQPKGVKFHSQPMPKPCAINPVYDKRFDSFKTWSGKLERQFSNLRSKQYRQTEQPPSPSPEFENLPVHRYFDALEGPELDTLRASEEILLPDDKQWPFLLRFPISSFGICLGVGSQAKMWKNLSSSATALSFLNVTPHINLALWLISAALTLTVAIIYALKLIFYFEAVRREYYHPVRVNFFFAPWISLLFLALAVPPSIAQTLPSYLWYILMAPILCLELKIYGQWMSGGQRRLSKVANPSNHLSVVGNFVGALLGASMGLKEGPIFFFAVGMAHYIVLFVTLYQRLPTNETLPKELHPVFFLFVAAPSVASMAWAEIQGSFDYGSRIAYFIAMFLYVSLAVRVNFFRGFRFSLAWWAYTFPMTAAAIATIKYSSVVTCRATQIFAVMLCIVATVAVAALLGNTVIHALVHGDLFPNDMAIAISKRRPRRRWYHKKSGSSDSSIEQYLKYSESDGKDVEAALHSSSPNTQD